TACACAAAGCAATCTTGTTGGTACAGAGATTAGCTCTACTGCTTCGGCCCAATCCACTGCTTCAGATGCTTCTCAGACTGCTTCATACAATCAATGGGGATTTACTGGTTCACAATCAGTATGGCTGGCCAATACTTTGACTACTTCAGGTGTCTCTGGAAGCGATAGTGCTAGCTCGGGATCAAGTGCTTCATCTGGTTCGGAATCTGGATCTTCTGACTCCAGTCTGGAATCAACCACCCACTCTGTTAATAGCACCTCTAGCGCTAACAGAGTAATGGGACTGGTGGGCGAAAAGAGCTTGTTCTGGAAACAAACAGCATTGGTTGGCGgtgttgtgtgtgtgagtgtTTTCTTTAACGTGTTATAGATGTTGGATATAGATACATTTATATGAAGGGATATGCCTCTATCCGTTGCATTCCATTTCGTttcgttttgttttgttctcgTTTCGTTTTTGTTTAGCTTTACTactttttgcatttttatCATTTACTAAAATACATAAAACAATTTGGCTAATAATTTACAGTGTAGtgtactttttttgttcgtttttttttttgttgttgttgttctgtGGTTGCAAAGTGGGGTCATTAGAAGTACTGTTGCTCTAATTCTGGGATGATAAGGGCGGTTTGAAGCCATGATCGTGCAAGGCTCGACTTATTTTCCGCCGTCATTAAGTGCCCAAATCTGAAACAACAAGAGGAATCAGCCTTCACCCCGACCTCCTCCCCcacactcacacattttctctatctctctctttctgcccaatattatttcttttctctccatATAGAATAACGTCAATATTGACACACAGAACAGGCAtcaaagataaaaaataataaaaaaaaagttgactCGGAAAAACAGAATTTCAAGTTATCCGATAATTTGATAATCTGATAATCTGATAACCTTTTGTACCCGTATTCTCTGATATTCCTATCGCGCTGTTAGTAGTTTAgtccaatttctttttttttcttctttatttttttacttcgaaaaaaaaagggcgCGGATTCGGTCAATCGTCCCACAACACATAGACACACCTCTCTTTGCTCACCATACCTCCCCCTCACACTGACACACACACCAAcaatctctctctcacacACTACCCCCCACCAACCCAACCCAATTAATTGAAATCACATTTATTCACGAGCCTACCATATATCTGCTTTGCTTCTAGCTCCTGGTTTATTTAGAAACAAACATACACCCCTtcatccaaaaaaaaaaataaacaaagtAGTGGACTGTGAGTAAcatttgttttgcaaaatgttAATTTCATCCATCTATACTATATGCCTATTCATCATCACTTCAGTCCTAGCTATTCCACCAAAGGAAGGAAGTGATAGTGACCCGGCAAAGCAATACTTGGTGACGGATCTACCAGGGCTCCACGAAAATATTGACGATGATTTCAAGCCTATAATGTATGCTGGCCAAGTCGAGCTTTTTCCCGAAAACAATACAATGTACTTTTTCTGGAAGTTCACCGACCCCAAGAAATCAACCGACTCGGCATACTCCAAACGATCAATCTTTTGGCTTAATGGAGGACCAGGCTGCTCATCGATGGATGGCGCTTTACTTGAAACCGGGCCTTTTAGAATTAACCaagatgaaaaagttgttaTGAATAATGGATCCTGGCACAAGGCCGGAGATGTGGTTTACGTTGACCAACCAGCTGGCACGGGATTCAGCTATACCGACCAAGGGAAATGGCTTCACGATTTGCCAGATATggctttttattttctaaaGTTTATGGAGAAGTATTATGAGATTTACCCCGAGGAGATTGATAATGATATTTACTTTGCTGGCGAATCCTATGCCGGACAATATATCCCATACATTGCAGACGCCATCCTTAAAAGAAATGCAAAATTGGAAGAAggacaaaagaaatataattTGAAATCACTTTTGATTGGAAATGGCTGGGTGTCGCCAAATGAACAAAGCTTATCTTACTTGCCATTTTTCATTGAGAACAAATTGATCGACAAGGAAAATCCCAGATGGATGGAGTTACTTGGAGACCACGAGAAATGCCAACGAATAGTTGATGGTATTGACAGCAAATTCGACGACAAGGAATTGAACCCAGCTGAGTTGGACTCAAATTTGTGCGAGGGGATCTTGACGAAACTCTTATCGGCTACTGTAAACGGTGATGGTGCTGATGATGATCAAAGGTGCATTAATATGTACGATTTCACGTTGAGAGATTCGTGGCCTGGATGCGGAATAAACTGGCCTTTTGAACTTAAATACGTGACTCCTTTTTTGAGAAATGATGAAGTCAAGCATGATTTGAATTTAAGAGTGATGAAGACATGGCGTGAGTGTAGTGGTCGAGTAGGAAGAAATTTTAATGCTCAGCATTCATTCCCCTCGGTGCATTTGCTTCCTGATCTTTTGAAACAGGTTCCCATAATCTTGTTTAGTGGAATGAATGATATCATTTGCAATTCAAAGGGAACCTTGCAATATGTGCTGAAATTGAATTGGAATGGACGCAAAGGATTCGAAAATCCAGATGCTAAGCTTGACTGGATTCACGATGATAAGAAAGTTGGATATGTGATTCAGGAACGGAACTTGACATTTATCGATATTTACAACTCGAGCCATATGGTGCCATACGATTTGCCAGAGGTGTCGAGAGCTTTGTTGGAAATTGCAACTAATAATTATGATATTAGGGATGTTGACgaaacaaaccaaaacctTGTAACTTATCCACTTGGTGTCCAAAAGAAGGGTAAGATTGAGGTAAATCCTCCATCTACGCCATCGTCCAATGATGATTCTACAACATCAGAAACCAGTGATTCGCAACCAGATACTGTGTCATCGGCTGGTACCtcagcagaagcagaaacagaaacagaggCAGAACCTACTGTCAACAAAGTTGCGCGTTTGATCCAACTTGCAGTCATCCTCATTGTTATTTGGGGTCTTTACCTTCTCTATGCATCGTGGAGAGCCAGGCCATCTCCaataatgaagaaaaatggAGGCAATGGGCGCAAGAAGAATGTGCAATGGGCAGATCAATTAAGTcgatttgaagaagaagcagacGCGTCGCAACTGAAGGgattttttgcaaagactATGGATAGATTTAGAACTACAGAAGGTCAAGGGTCGTATGCGAGAGCTCAGAGTGATGATTACATTGATGATATAGAATTGGGCGAAGGTATTGGCGAGACTCAACTtgatgatttcatcatcggAAGCGATGACgagagagaaggagagcTGGAGCAGCCCACTCACAAGAGTGGCAATATggacacagacacaaataaaaacatGAAAAATAGCAGCAACGAgagcaagaacaaaaatacaGTATAGTTATAGTTTAGAAATAGATTTTTATTAATTACTAAGCAACCTTGCtatgttttgtttaagTTTCTTGTActcagttttttttttacttttctttttcttttctttttcttttccttttccttttttggaTTGTAGATCTAGTGGATAGTTGGGGTGATCGAATATTTGTATGTCTCTATATAGAATATTCTAAAGTATTTGTGCGTGCGTATGTAATCGCACAATGCATATTTATAATAGTCGCTACCAAAGCCTTTCGACCAAATAGGAATTagtattaaaaaaaattccaaTGTCAAATCAGTTGGAGGAAATACCAACAAGAAGAGGTATACGAGCATTCCACCAATACTCAAAGGTAGAATCGTTGTAACTAGTTATACACATTaacttttctgttttgtcAGTATGATGCTCCGTTCGATACGAAGATTGGCCACCATGGCACCTGAGGCTAGCACCATTGCTTCCGCCTCCgcagcatcatcatcatcatcatcattaccattaacaacaacaactactactactactacaacaCCAATCAAATCATCTTCCGAACCTTCGCTTCATTTTGAACAACCACCAAGCTATACATTGGCGCAGCTTCGAGATTTTCCAAGTCTTGCCCCTCAATCTTTTATCCCACTTCCTACCTGGTTCTTCCGTACTGAGCAGCCTACACGTCGAGATCTTTTATGGAATGCTGTTGTTTACGAAGCAGATGCTGACCGTGTTGGTTCCAATTATGTTACATTAAAGAGTGACAAACCATACTCTGGTCGCAAGTTGCGTCCTCAAAAGGGTACTGGGCGTGCTCGTTTGGGAACTGGTAACTCGCCACATTTGGACAATGAAGTTAAAGCACATGCAATCAAGGGACCACATGACTGGAGCACGGATTTGAACAAGAAGCAATATGACCAAGCCATGCAAGTCGCATTAACCTCGCAATACAAGCAAGGAAACTTGTTTGTCACTCAGAATGAATGTCAATTCAAACAAAGCAATTTGGAAGTAGCACAAAGTTTTGTATCAACACACAGGCTTGAACAATTGTCGATGCTATTCATTACAGATGGAGAGAGGGAGAATTTGTCACAAAGCATGAGACAGTTTTTCATTAGCGACAAAAAGTTAGAAAACTTGTCAAAGccagagaaaataaaggcATTGAGGAAATTAAAGGGCAGAGTGCTCTCCAAGGAAGAAGTGCAAGTGAGAGACATCTTGAAAGCGAATAGAGTCTTTGTGGAGAAGCCAGCAATGGAATGGCTTATCGCCAAATATGATGGTCAATGAAGTAATGAGATTGTAAATAGAGATATCTTTAATAGGAACAAATGTGTTTGAAGCGTGAAATGCTCCAGTAGTTTTATCTCTACATTCCCCGTGTCTTGTTCGCCAACCCTTACCAACCCTTGCCAACTTTTACACACATCACCTATCCTACtcttataaatatataaatatatatatatatatttgaacATTTGTATGTACGTATACATGTATGTCTATATCTATTTCTATCTCTATATCTTCCTTGTTGTTTACACTCATGCTGTACACTCAATTACTTACGTCTTTGCAGTGAAAGTACCTCTCGAGGGTATCACGTGATGTAAATAGGGCTATAAACTCGCTCTCGGCTACCTAACTTTGTCCTCTAGTacatgtgtgtgtgtataatctttgtgtgtgtgtctgtgtgtgtgcgcGCGATGTATGTACAGTTTTGCCAGggagaaaaaaaccaaCGCCAAGTATAggaaattttgaaaaaaaaaagtctaCTTTTGGAGTTCTAAGAAAGACCTAGATACCATCAACAGACTATAGACCAAAGATGCCATTAGTTGTCCAAGAACAAGGTTCATTCCAACACATTTTACGGTATGTGGACTATCAAGCGCGATGAGGATTGAATGGAGACCATCGCAGCGAAAAGTGGACGAATATATCAAGTCAAGTGAAGGAGTAGCAAGATGAAAGCAGAGCAGGGCACAattatcactattattatCACGAGTAGCAGTAATGGCAATACCAgtaccaataccaatagCAGCAGAAGTAACAacggcaacaacaatagcatTACATTGTGAAGTAC
This DNA window, taken from Lodderomyces elongisporus chromosome 7, complete sequence, encodes the following:
- the KEX1 gene encoding Cell death protease (BUSCO:EOG092623WR; MEROPS:MER0000413); the protein is MLISSIYTICLFIITSVLAIPPKEGSDSDPAKQYLVTDLPGLHENIDDDFKPIMYAGQVELFPENNTMYFFWKFTDPKKSTDSAYSKRSIFWLNGGPGCSSMDGALLETGPFRINQDEKVVMNNGSWHKAGDVVYVDQPAGTGFSYTDQGKWLHDLPDMAFYFLKFMEKYYEIYPEEIDNDIYFAGESYAGQYIPYIADAILKRNAKLEEGQKKYNLKSLLIGNGWVSPNEQSLSYLPFFIENKLIDKENPRWMELLGDHEKCQRIVDGIDSKFDDKELNPAELDSNLCEGILTKLLSATVNGDGADDDQRCINMYDFTLRDSWPGCGINWPFELKYVTPFLRNDEVKHDLNLRVMKTWRECSGRVGRNFNAQHSFPSVHLLPDLLKQVPIILFSGMNDIICNSKGTLQYVSKLNWNGRKGFENPDAKLDWIHDDKKVGYVIQERNLTFIDIYNSSHMVPYDLPEVSRALLEIATNNYDIRDVDETNQNLVTYPLGVQKKGKIEVNPPSTPSSNDDSTTSETSDSQPDTVSSAGTSAEAETETEAEPTVNKVARLIQLAVILIVIWGLYLLYASWRARPSPIMKKNGGNGRKKNVQWADQLSRFEEEADASQSKGFFAKTMDRFRTTEGQGSYARAQSDDYIDDIELGEGIGETQLDDFIIGSDDEREGESEQPTHKSGNMDTDTNKNMKNSSNESKNKNTV
- the yml6 gene encoding 54S ribosomal protein yml6, mitochondrial (BUSCO:EOG09264NNY); translated protein: MMLRSIRRLATMAPEASTIASASAASSSSSSLPLTTTTTTTTTTPIKSSSEPSLHFEQPPSYTLAQLRDFPSLAPQSFIPLPTWFFRTEQPTRRDLLWNAVVYEADADRVGSNYVTLKSDKPYSGRKLRPQKGTGRARLGTGNSPHLDNEVKAHAIKGPHDWSTDLNKKQYDQAMQVALTSQYKQGNLFVTQNECQFKQSNLEVAQSFVSTHRLEQLSMLFITDGERENLSQSMRQFFISDKKLENLSKPEKIKALRKLKGRVLSKEEVQVRDILKANRVFVEKPAMEWLIAKYDGQ